The following nucleotide sequence is from Anopheles stephensi strain Indian chromosome 3, UCI_ANSTEP_V1.0, whole genome shotgun sequence.
ACGAGATCGTTCCATTGTACCCTTCGCAGGCGTGATACGATCCACCGGCCGAGTAGCAGTGTGAGGTCGTTTCTCCCGGGACGCCCTTCACGGAGCAGAAGCTACAGCCGGAATACTGACGGCAAAAGTACTTGGAACCACTCCACAGATCGCACATATCCAGCGGTAGATCGATCCGCGTCACCCGGCAATGATTGCTACCATCCCATCCGGCCACCACGTAGATCGAACCCCCTTCCGGGTCCTGTGCCATCGCCTGCGCGTACGTAACGCCGTAGCTTCCACCAACCTTCTCCGCGTCCTTCGCCAGCCGGATCCACTGATTGCACCGGTAAACGTACGCAACCATGACTTCTTCGCGGGCCAACGACATCGTACCGTTTTTAGCGGCTCGCCCACCAAACACCAGCATGTAGTGTTCGGTTGCAACTGCCGAATGAAGGTAGCGCGCCGGTGGCACATAATCCGCTACACCGTGGAAGTTAAACGATGGCAACTCGGTCCAACGACGCGTCGGGATGCTGAAGGCGTACAATCGCTTCGATACACCGGACTCGCCGCCATCCTGCGTTTTGCTCACCCCACCGTACACGTATACGGCCGCGCTCGGTGCATGGTACACTGCCGTGTGGCCATAAATTCCACCCGGAGATGCTCCGTGGGTCGTCACCACCGACCAGCTAGCCGTGGCAAGGTTAAACAACCAAACGGACCCCTGAAGTCCTCGGCCAATGGTGTAGCCTCCGATCAGGAGCAGTAACTCTTCGCGCCCAACCGCTGTTAGCGTGTGTCCGGCGAGTGCTGGCGGTCGTGTTTCATTGTGGGCCACCACCAAACTCCAGCGCTGGGTCTGCAGGCCAAACTGCCACAGATCGTCCAGGGTGCCGTTGCGTGACAAGCCACCGTACACGTAGATTGCCTGCCGACTGCCGACGATTTCGGCTGCATGGTAGTAGCGTCCCTGTGGCATACGATCCTCCGGGCTAGAGTCAACCGTCACCTAGAAAACAGGAATTGATTCTGTGTACAGTGCGTCGAGGATTTCGGGACATTCGATTCTCACCTGCATCCACGTGTTGTTCTTCGTGTCAAACTGCCGGATGTCGTTCAGCGGTCCATGCGACAGCGAGTACCCGCCAAACATCCACAGCGATCCGCGACGATCCGCCACCAACGAGTGGCCGAACCGAGGCAACGTTTTCCGCAGATGCTCGAAGCTTTCCGACACCAGGTACGAATTGAACAGCTCGGTAAACACCACACTGGACGGTTTCACCGGTTGCGAGCAATCGTCGCCACCGTACCCGGCCGCACAGATGCACCGTCCGTACGCATTGTCACACGCGCCACGCTTGCTCTCCTCATTGCAATCCGACGGACAGATTCGCATCATGCACCGCGGACCGGTGAAACCTTTCGGACAAACGCAACGTCCATCGTCGGAGCAAAGGTACGGTCGCTGGCAGCTAGCCGCAGCACAGCTCAGCACGGAGTAGATCGCATTGAAGCCTTGCTCCGGTGCTGGACCTTTCTTGAAGTGTACCGTAAGATGTCCGGAGCGTGCTTCCGCTATCCACGAGCCGCGTTCCTCGCTGCAAAACACCGCGATCAGCTGCTTTTGTTGGGCAACACCAGTCAGGTCGGGAAGTCCGTCGTACACGTACACCGCATTCTCGCCACAGGTCACATTCATCCGTTCCGGCTCGATCTCGATCTGTATGATCGCGTTCCGCAGCTCGGTCGATACGGTCGATaccgcaccaccacctcccCGGCCCTGCGGACTGACGATCCACAGACATTCGCGCGTTTCCTGTCCGCTCCAGCTCGACCGATACGACTGAAACGAGCCGAGCCCTTGCGTACCGACCTGCGTCAGCACACCGCGCGACGCACACTGATGGTAGCACTGTCCACCGTCCTTCGGGTCGCCGTAAAAGTTCCGATTGCATACCTCGCACCGAAGCCCCTCGGTATAGTCCTGGCAGTAACACTCGCCCGTCTTCGCATCACAAATCCCGAGTGCCACGTTACCGTGCCCATTGCAGTCACAACGCCTGCAGCCCGCTTCGGTTGTCGCATTGCCAAAACTGCCCGGACTGCAGCGCTCGCAGAATTCACCCTCCGTCCAATTCAGACACCGATCACACCTTCCGACACCCTGCAGGCACGTGGAATGGTTGTTGCACGCACAGTTCACGCTACATCCCACGCCCGTCCATCCGAGATCACAGACGCAGCGAAAGTCGGGCGCTCCGGAGCAGTGTCCATGTATGCAGGGCTCGTAGCACGTCTGCTGACAGTACCGGACACCATCTCCGACGAACCCCTTGCGACACTTGCAGCTGTACGAACCGTGCGTATTGCTACACTCGGCCTGCTCGTGGCAGTCGTGCAGTCGCAGCTCACACTCATCCACATCCGGACACTGGGCGTACGCCCAGCTCGTCCTTACCGGTTCCTCCGTCGCGTTCGATGATCCGAGCAGAAGCGGCTGCCCACTGCCACACAGCCCTTGCGACGAGCGGTTAAAGTCACCCTGCATGCACACACCATTGATCGGATTATCCGCGTCGTAGCACCAGCCGCAGCTGAGCGATCGTAAGCAAAACGAACAATTTTGGTGGCTTGCACACGATTTGCAATGCTGCACCATTGGCGCACCGGTCCCGTCCTGCTCGATCACGGGCGGAACCGTTATCGGCAGCGTCTGATCAAGCCACTCGCGGCACATCCCGAACTGATACTCGCTGGTGTAcaccgaaaaggaaaagcacTGGCTGGTGGCCTCACACCAAACACACCGGCCACGATCGTTCAGGCACGCGGAACAATCCGTCCGCAGGTAGCAAGGCATGGGGCATTGATCGAGCGTCCTTACCGCGATCTCCGACCGGCCACGTCTCGCACACGTTGCATCCTCCGTCCACCATTCGCACTGGTTCGCCGAATGGCCGATACACTGCTCGCACGACACAAAGTTTGAGCAGTTGGAGCAGTGGGCCGGCTGGATGGTTAGATATCGCCAGTTCAGCCCACGGCGACACGCTTCCGGTTCGTGCGCTTTGCGCGATAGACAGCCGTTGGTTAGCTCACACCAACCGCACGCCGAATCCGACAAGCATTCGAGACAGTTGCCGTACGATCCGCAATCCGTGCCGTTCGAGTAGGGTTCGAGAAACTCGAATGTGAAAGCCTGCAGTACACTGCCGTAAAAGTGCTGCAAGCTCATCTTACTCAAATCCGCATGGTGCccgtgatgatggtgatgcccACCGGAACCTCCGTAATAGCCTGCACCGCGACTGTTTCGCTGCGCTTGAAAATCCACCAAAATATTGACCCGATCATTCCACTTCACTATCTCGCAGACGCTCTCGTTGGCGGTGATGTTTGTCGCCACCATCGTTTCCAGGTCGAGCGTGGTCAGTGGAGAACTCGCCTCCCCTTTCCGACGTGCCGCACTCGCTACACGCACCGTGCGAAGGATCGCATCCGCATGGCTAACGCACGCCTTCAGCCGCGCAATCGCTTGATCGGTCAGGGGTGGAAAGCGTATAAAGCCCAGCAGACGGGCCACAACCTGTCCaccgagctgctgctccgttggtgtgtttgtgggtggtGAGGTAAAATCCGCCATTGTGGCATTAACGATCATCACCGCATCCGGCATGGAGATGTTCATCGGATAAAGGTACTTGAGAAACGTAAGCCCGGGTCGTTTGTCTTGTGCGGTACATTCACTCGGTTTCGTCACTTCGGTTCCTTTCGCACCCCACCAGCCCGGTTTTTGCGATGGAGTGTCCTCTCCACACACGCCATAGTTATCGTCCTTGTGGTGACAGCGAGCATTCTGCACGCACCAGGTACACCGATCGAGACCCAGCTTGTGCGCAATGGATTGCATATGCTGGAGCCGTTTGCCTCCTTTGCGGGGAAATTCTCCATCTTCGTCTAGCGTAGCTGTACCGTGCACCAGACACGAATGACAGTCCCCCAGCACGGAACAGATACCCTTGCAGCGTGTCGTCTGCAAATTCGTGGTACAGTTGGCACCGATCGTCCGCCCGTAGCACACACTGTCCGCCGAACACCAGCCACACTCCAAATCAGCCAAACACTCGTTAAACGACGTGTGCCGTATGCATGCCGCTTCCGGCGCGTACGTCACATCATCGTGCACCACTAGCATTAGCGGCAGTGAGTAGGCGAGCAGATCACCGTTCACATTGCCATGGTAACCACCGACGACGAGCAGCGTGTTGCCTTTCCGCACCGCAGCCGCATGAGCAAACACGCCCTGCTTCTTCGGATACCGGTATTTGCTGCTCGGGCCCGGTCCCAGCACTTCCGGGTTTACCCAGCTGTGACAGCCGAGATGGTACAGATACATCTGATTATCGTAGCAAATTTCCTCCTTGTTGTGCTTGTGTGAATAGCCACCGAAAACGATGAGATAATTCCCGATGATGTTCGTCGTGTGGAAGGCTCGTTCGCGCGGTGCGTACCCATCGTGCAAGGCCGTCCGGGGATACTGTAGCTCGGCCCAATGTTTGTGATCAAGCTGAAAGGCGAACATACGCTCGGATAGTCGCGAAAATCGTGCCACATTCGCTAGCAGCCCACCGTACACGATGAGAGAGTTTGTGGCCCGTTGGTACGAAGTTGTGTGCGCGACCATACGCACGTCGAGCGATTTTCCACCCCGTGGGACTACCTCTTCCCACTGGTCCGCTTCTGGCGCGTCCGGGATGAGCCGTATCCGGAACAGTTTCGATGAAAATTCACCGTCCTCCATCGCACCACCGAACACGTACAGAAATTCACCGGCTAGCGTTAGCGTGTGGCGTGTGAGAGCTGGTGGCCGTATCGACGATTCCGTGGCACGCTCGAACCAAACACCACCATTGTGCGACACATTGTACAGCCAGAGATCATTCGCCAGCTCACCGTTAGTGCCTAGCTTTCCACCGAAAACTACAAATCCATcggcaacggcagcagcagcgtgccCATACCTTCCGGCTGGGCGTGTTCCATTGGAAAGTCCTTCACCGTACCCGATTCCACCGGTTCGATTGTCCGAAAGCGTGTAGATAACATTGCTCAGGAAGTTTGGCTCCCGCGACAAACGCTCCGACTCTTCCTCGAGAAACTGTGTGCGGCgtaaaaacttttcctcctCGGTGGACGGTTCACTGTAGTTCTGATCGACCCGGATACCCCACTCGTCCTCCCAATGATTTCTATCGAACCGGAACACGTACAAACTGTCAAACACTTCGTTTAAATTGTACCCGCCGAACACGTACAGTGCGTCGGACGGTTCGTAGTAGACGGCTGTATGGGCGGCACGTGGTGGTAGTCCATTTTTGGAGTTAGATATCCAATGCCACTCCTTCGGAGCGGGAGCAGAGCGATGAAGACCACAGGCCTGGCCCACATAGTCCTGTAGATGGGAAAGAAAAGGCGAGTTAGTGAGCAAGTGGCACCTTTTTTTTATAGGgtcttttaaaaaaatcatcctaCCTTTGAGCATTCACAGCGATCACCCGCACACGTCCCCCGACTATTAGCCTCACCACACCGGCCCGGGCAAGCATTCAAGCTACAGTCGTGCCCAATCCATCCACGATCACAGACACACGCATGATCAACGCATCGACCATTACCGGTGCAGTTGTTGGGACAGTTCGTGACGGCAAACTCGGCCCGAAAGCCTTCCAGCACGTAATTGGTGTCGCTGTATAGCAAAATTAGCATCTATTGGAAgcaaaagaacaaacaaacaatagataaacaacaacaaaaaaccgattAGCTATCAGCACAATCGACGCACGATGCGCACGGCAAGCGCCAACACTTACACTACCGGAGCTAGCGATCACGTGCTGCGGTTCCGTATTGCCACTGAAACTACCCAGCAGTGGCGACCGGAACGAGTCACCATCGTAGATGAAGATATAATCGTACGAGCACTCGGTGCCCATGCTACGAAATTTGAGCGTTATAAATTGACTATCATTCTGCGCCCTTATCAACCACTCGCAATGAGAATCCTGGGGAAtggaggaaacaaaaaaaaccgttgaAGAGAGCACACGCAACGCTAGTTAGTACACAATCGGGAGCGCTTTAATTAGGCCATTTAATATACCTGTGTGTAATTAGAACCGGCTGGGCCATCGCTGATTTCACCGTACGATTGGGTGAAGATGCGTCGCGTTTTATCGCACGATTGTCTTGTTTGCGTTTTGGCCAGCGTTAAGCCAACCTGCACGTACGGGAGCGGTAGCAGCTGGAGCAGCACCAGCCAGAACACGGTGGTGTGCAGTTTTCCCCTCATCCGGTACCGTGCCATCGCTGTTCCGCCATCTGCTCGTGCGTTCTGTTCTGTGCTGTTGCATTCCAACGCCTGCCtcgactgttgctgctgtcggtgCGATACCGTGCGGGTTCTACTACTGTGGCGGCTGCAGGTGGTTCGAGACGACAATAATTGGTTCATCTTCGTCGTGACTAATTACGGTCGGGGGAGCGCTCCCAGCATCCGACTTTGCATGGGAAGCTTGCCTTCCCCGGATAGTGGTTGTGTTGTTTACACCAATAGCTTGTTTCGCCAACCAAAGATGCTACCTGCTTGGGTTTCAGTGTCTCTTGGTCAGCCTGCTGCGCTTCACGGGcatcatgatgatgacgatgattttCTGTACAACTTGTGCTTTCTAAAATGCATAAATGATTCGTTTACAttacaaacaagcaaaccatCTAGGGCGGTCGTCGGTGGGGCACGGTCGGGGACGCGTTTAGCAGCTGCGAGCAACACACATTCCTTTGCAGCGCACAGTTCTTCGGTCCATCTCGGAGGGAGGATAGTATTGTGATAAGTTTTGTAGCACCCGCAGTAGTAACAATAGTTGTTTCGAACAACTGCTTATCAAAGTTCCTGGTAACTGTTTATGTCTAGTGAACATAAATAAACACCCACATACTCCAACCTGGGGTGGGGAGGGCACCGttcgaagcacacacacacgcacaaagcaGTGAATGCGACACGAAATTTTCACACTAAAGAACCACCATATCCCTGTATCCTGGtgctgttttccatttttcctgaCCTGCCCCCTCACTTCCGGCCGGGACACtaggcacacacaaacatacgcACGGGAAGCGCTACTCTACTGCACTGATATGTACACGGGGGTTTAGTTTCCGTTCTGGACGCACGCGAAGCATCCATTTagtgtttgcttttgctcaaGAAAACGACATTTCTTCAAGGCGAAATGTTCTACAGCACAACCACCCTCCAGTGTGGGTGAGGAacgttttgctgtttttttcctcgAAAGGGTGGCTGTGATGCTGTCAAATCAGCAACAAACCATTCCCGCTTAAGCACCAACTACACGGCAACAATAACGAAGGAAGTTTGCAGTTTGGAAAGAATGAAGAAAGGCGATTATTTGGAACGAAATATAAGTTTCTCTCGGCAGctgtaatttttttatttatttttttggaaCCAATGCCAGCATGAAATACTTTTCGCGCCTTTATTCGTTTCATGCCGCcaatgaaaacaaacgagTGTAATCGCTGCTACATCAACATCGATTTCCATCTGTCAACGCTCACCCGTGCTGCGTGTGTGTACGGTGCTTGagtattttaatgttttgtgcGATAAGTGTGTACGATAAGAACCTTCTTCTCCCGTGCGTTTCGGGCGAACTGATTTACCGAAAGACTTTGAACAGCTTAATCAGCAGCAATAAAACGAATCCAACAGAAATAAAGCTTCCCATTGGAAAATGTGACCGTCCCGCTGGTCGGCTCACTGGCAACGCGGAATCAATTCAGCCTACAGCTGCTAAAGTGACCGGGCTCCGTATTGTTTCGCTTCCATCGCATCCCGTTCGcggagttgtgtgtgtgtgtaattttaTCTCCTTGTTTGGGGATTTCTCATCGCGAAACAAAATGCTATCGACGAACTAATAACGAACAGGGAGGCCGTGCTAGtttgcaacgaaaaaaaaaaagaaacaccgtCCGCAGTGAGGACCGGAAAGGGCTCGCAAATTGCGCACCGTTCATCTCGTCCCGCCATCCCGTAGGATGAATGTTGAACTGCGCGATTTCGAGATTAGTGATTCGGAAACTGAGCTGCTCATTGAACCAGCCGCAACGCGAGCCAATCGACTAAACGGCCGTTCGTTTCGCAATCGTCGCCAAGAATCGTTCAAGCTGGGTTCGTTCCTGAAGAAACTGTGCTGGTGAGTAGCGATGATAAGAAGCTGTGTGATGTGGAAAGTACAGGGAAGaggctttttttattcatttcttCTCCTCATTGAgtttgaaaaggaaaaaactgTACAAATTTGTCACcagattttcatttttcgcgTTGTATTCTTTgggaagagattttttttcacatcTTTCATCAGATGGTGCGTCACgccaaagcagaaaaaaagaacaaaatcaaaacattctTGTAAACAACACCGTTTCTTTcttcaactgtcaaacggcgctggtgcatgtgtgtgcgtgcaataTTCATCCGTTCGCACCAACACATGCTTACCCTACGCCACtacgaaaaagcaaaacagtcAACAAAAAGAGACAGCTTCAAGGGAGAAACGTCATCCGCCAGCATCGGTCAGACggggagtttttcttttactgaTTGCGTTTCGCGAAAATTCACCTCACTAAACAAaatactgctgctgccctaGTGCCTGCCAGTAAACGTATGACACGTTAGGAGCATCGTGCGTGATATTCATTCTCCgctgtgcaaaaaaaaacacaatcggGTTCCTCTATCGAACCCACCGCTTACGACACCGACCGTGGGTAATAAGAAACGGCCACCAAAATTCATGAGCTACAGGTAATCCGTGACGCGATGGAGGACGCCccaccgcaccaccaccacattCCATCCGCGCCGGTCACGAAGGAAACGATACCTCTCATCGAGAAGGCACCGAAAACACGCTGGTTCAGGTAAACCATTCACCCTAACCATTCCGATGACCCAACGGCGTAGGCTGTGGCTTacggaaatgaaaacaacTGCGCTACACTCGGTGGGTGGTTCTTATCAGCGCGAAATTAGCGGAAGAAGAGCCCACTCGACTGATGTGGAGGCGCACGATGAGTCATCGTCATGTAATTCCGAGGAAGCAAAGCTTACCTCTGATGCGTTTGTTGTGAGATTGCACAatagacacacgcacacacaagaaagaaggagatttgatttaatttaatattcataAGTTAAAATTACTTGTCCCACATTAAGCCACTGTGAGGCAAAACACAATATTCAAGGACTTTCTCTGCCTCTGTTTTGTATTGTTTATCGATTTCTTACGTCAATTACAATCACCCTCTCTCACCGTATCCCCACCCCCCTCCTTTCTCTCTCCGTAGCTGCTGGTGTTGGGCATGGCGAAAATGGTGCGCCTCGAAGGAACTGAAACCCCGCACGATCTATATCGGGCGGCCACTGACAGAAAAGTTCCCACCGAACGAGATCCGGAACCAGAAGTACAACATCTTCACCTTTCTGCCGCTGGTGCTGTTCGAGCAGTTCCGGTTCTTTCTCAACCTGTACTTTCTCATCATGGCGGTTAGCCAGTTCATACCGGAGATTCGAATCGGGTACCTTTACACGTACTGGGGCCCCCTTGGCTTCGTACTGGCGGTAACGATCTGTCGCGAGGCGGTCGATGATCTTCGACGGCACAAGCGTGACCGGGAGGTTAACTCACAGAAGTACAAGCGGTTCGTAAGTGCGGACAAGCCACCGGAATCCGTTTCCTCGTCGAAGCTGAAAGTCGGAGACATTATTATGGTGGAGAAGGATGAACGTGTACCGGCCGATTTGATCCTGCTACGAACGAGCGATAAGAGTGGAGCCGTTTTCGTGCGTACGGATATGTTGGATGGGGAGACGGATTGGAAGCTGCGGCTGGCCGTCCCGGCTACCCAGAAGCTTGCTTCCcatggtgatttgctgacggTCAATGCGTCGCTTTACGTGGAGAAACCGCAGAGAGACATTCATACGTTCATCGGGACTTATTCGAAGGTAAGTGTCGAGTTGAGTGGCGCGTGTTATTTAGAAATGAGCTAATTGTTTCTATTGCTTTACTTTTCAGCTCGGAGGAACAGAAGACGAAGGACTGAACGTAGAGAACACTCTCTGGGCCAACACGGTCGTTGCGTCCGGCACGGCGGTCGGCATCGTCATCTACACCGGCGGTGAAACGCGCAGCGTCATGAACAACTCTCAGCCCCGCTCGAAGGTCGGTCTGCTCGATCTGGAAATTAACAATCTCACAAAGGTGCTGTTCTGTGCCGTCATTGGGCTTTCCTTTGCCATGATGTGCCTGAAGGGCTTTAACGGTCCCTGGTATCGGTACATGTTCCGGTTCGTGCTGCTGTTTTCCTACATCATCCCGATCAGTCTGCGCGTCAACCTGGACATGGGTAAAGCGTTCTACTCGTGGCAGATCCAGAATGACGATGAAATCAAGGGGACGGTCGTGCGCTCTACTACCATCCCGGAGGAGCTGGGTCGCATGTCGTACCTGCTGACGGATAAGACCGGCACGCTCACACAGAACGAGATGATTTTTAAGAAGATTCACGTCGGAACGGCTGCTTACGGGCGGGACACGTTCCCGATGGTGTCGGCCGCCATTCAATCGGTTTACGGCACACTTTCCGCACCGGCCGACGCCTCACCCGACGATCACGGTTCGGAATATCAACCGCGGCTGCGCAAACCGGACGGCTGGCGTATCTGGGAATCGGTAAAAGCGCTCGCCCTCTGTCACAACGTTACACCGGTTTACGAAAGCAGCAGCGGGAACGGGGGGAGCAGCTCGCTATCTTCCACCTCCGGTGCGGAACGTCGACAATCGCCATCCCGATCGATATCGGTCGAAAGTCAGGCAGGCGAACCATCGACCAGCAAGCAAACCGCCACGGAGAAAACCTACCAAGCATCGAGCCCGGATGAGATTGCGCTGGTGAAATGGACAGAATCGGTTGGGCTAACGCTCGTCCAGCGCGATCTTAACCATATGACGCTACAGATTCGCGATGCAACGCGCGAAAGCGGTGGCGCGCGTGGGACAAGCATGCACGAGAACGCGTCCATCAACACGACCGTTACGAACCTGTCGGTCAACTCCAAAACCGACCTTAACTCACCGTCGAGCGGTGGTAGCGTGACATCGCTCAACTCGATCATTGCGGCCGGCGCGCCCGGGCTGATGAAGTACCAAATACTGCAAACCTTCCCGTTCACGAGCGAAAACAAGCGAATGGGCATCATCGTGCGCGAGCTGAACGGGGGCGAAATTACGTTCTACCTGAAGGGAGCCGACGTCGTGATGTCCGGCATCGTGCAATACAACGACTGGCTGGCGGAGGAGAGCGGCAACATGGCGCGGGAAGGTCTGCGGACGCTGGTGGTCGCGAAGAAGGTGCTTTCCGAAGAGCAGTACAACGATTTCGTGATGCGTTACAATGCGGCTAAGGTGAGCGTTACGGACCGCGTTACGAAGGTGGCGGCCGTTATCGAGAGCCTCGAGCGTGAGATGGAGCTGCTCTGCTTGACCGGGGTGGAGGACCGGCTGCAGGAGCGTGTGCGCCCAACGCTGGAGCTGTTGCGCAATGCGGGCATTAAGATTTGGATGCTGACCGGCGATAAGCTGGAAACGGCGACCTGTATCGCGAAGTCGTCGCATCTCGTCGGCCGCAACCAGAGCATACACGTGCTGAAGAGCGTGCTTACCCGCACGGACGCCCATCTCGAGCTGAACCAGTTCCGGCGCAAGCAGGACTGTGCGTTGGTCGTGTCGGGCGAAAGTCTCGAGGTGTGCCTGCAGTACTATCAGCCCGAATTTATGGAGCTGGCCACGGCCTGTCCGGCCGTTGTGTGCTGTCGTTGCAGTCCCACGCAAAAGGCGCAAGTCGTGTCGCTCATTCAAAAGTATTCCAAAAAGCGTACGTGTGCCGTTGGCGATGGTGGGAACGATGTGAGCATGATCCAGCAAGCGGATGCCGGCATTGGGATCGAGGGGCGCGAAGGAAAGCAAGCGTCCCTG
It contains:
- the LOC118513662 gene encoding multiple epidermal growth factor-like domains protein 8 encodes the protein MNQLLSSRTTCSRHSSRTRTVSHRQQQQSRQALECNSTEQNARADGGTAMARYRMRGKLHTTVFWLVLLQLLPLPYVQVGLTLAKTQTRQSCDKTRRIFTQSYGEISDGPAGSNYTQDSHCEWLIRAQNDSQFITLKFRSMGTECSYDYIFIYDGDSFRSPLLGSFSGNTEPQHVIASSGSMLILLYSDTNYVLEGFRAEFAVTNCPNNCTGNGRCVDHACVCDRGWIGHDCSLNACPGRCGEANSRGTCAGDRCECSKDYVGQACGLHRSAPAPKEWHWISNSKNGLPPRAAHTAVYYEPSDALYVFGGYNLNEVFDSLYVFRFDRNHWEDEWGIRVDQNYSEPSTEEEKFLRRTQFLEEESERLSREPNFLSNVIYTLSDNRTGGIGYGEGLSNGTRPAGRYGHAAAAVADGFVVFGGKLGTNGELANDLWLYNVSHNGGVWFERATESSIRPPALTRHTLTLAGEFLYVFGGAMEDGEFSSKLFRIRLIPDAPEADQWEEVVPRGGKSLDVRMVAHTTSYQRATNSLIVYGGLLANVARFSRLSERMFAFQLDHKHWAELQYPRTALHDGYAPRERAFHTTNIIGNYLIVFGGYSHKHNKEEICYDNQMYLYHLGCHSWVNPEVLGPGPSSKYRYPKKQGVFAHAAAVRKGNTLLVVGGYHGNVNGDLLAYSLPLMLVVHDDVTYAPEAACIRHTSFNECLADLECGWCSADSVCYGRTIGANCTTNLQTTRCKGICSVLGDCHSCLVHGTATLDEDGEFPRKGGKRLQHMQSIAHKLGLDRCTWCVQNARCHHKDDNYGVCGEDTPSQKPGWWGAKGTEVTKPSECTAQDKRPGLTFLKYLYPMNISMPDAVMIVNATMADFTSPPTNTPTEQQLGGQVVARLLGFIRFPPLTDQAIARLKACVSHADAILRTVRVASAARRKGEASSPLTTLDLETMVATNITANESVCEIVKWNDRVNILVDFQAQRNSRGAGYYGGSGGHHHHHGHHADLSKMSLQHFYGSVLQAFTFEFLEPYSNGTDCGSYGNCLECLSDSACGWCELTNGCLSRKAHEPEACRRGLNWRYLTIQPAHCSNCSNFVSCEQCIGHSANQCEWWTEDATCARRGRSEIAVRTLDQCPMPCYLRTDCSACLNDRGRCVWCEATSQCFSFSVYTSEYQFGMCREWLDQTLPITVPPVIEQDGTGAPMVQHCKSCASHQNCSFCLRSLSCGWCYDADNPINGVCMQGDFNRSSQGLCGSGQPLLLGSSNATEEPVRTSWAYAQCPDVDECELRLHDCHEQAECSNTHGSYSCKCRKGFVGDGVRYCQQTCYEPCIHGHCSGAPDFRCVCDLGWTGVGCSVNCACNNHSTCLQGVGRCDRCLNWTEGEFCERCSPGSFGNATTEAGCRRCDCNGHGNVALGICDAKTGECYCQDYTEGLRCEVCNRNFYGDPKDGGQCYHQCASRGVLTQVGTQGLGSFQSYRSSWSGQETRECLWIVSPQGRGGGGAVSTVSTELRNAIIQIEIEPERMNVTCGENAVYVYDGLPDLTGVAQQKQLIAVFCSEERGSWIAEARSGHLTVHFKKGPAPEQGFNAIYSVLSCAAASCQRPYLCSDDGRCVCPKGFTGPRCMMRICPSDCNEESKRGACDNAYGRCICAAGYGGDDCSQPVKPSSVVFTELFNSYLVSESFEHLRKTLPRFGHSLVADRRGSLWMFGGYSLSHGPLNDIRQFDTKNNTWMQVTVDSSPEDRMPQGRYYHAAEIVGSRQAIYVYGGLSRNGTLDDLWQFGLQTQRWSLVVAHNETRPPALAGHTLTAVGREELLLLIGGYTIGRGLQGSVWLFNLATASWSVVTTHGASPGGIYGHTAVYHAPSAAVYVYGGVSKTQDGGESGVSKRLYAFSIPTRRWTELPSFNFHGVADYVPPARYLHSAVATEHYMLVFGGRAAKNGTMSLAREEVMVAYVYRCNQWIRLAKDAEKVGGSYGVTYAQAMAQDPEGGSIYVVAGWDGSNHCRVTRIDLPLDMCDLWSGSKYFCRQYSGCSFCSVKGVPGETTSHCYSAGGSYHACEGYNGTISFNSGTSCDGQWIGRRDCASFQTCSTCLASYPWHGESESPCKWCPECHPAANNVYSCVERSADCGTHDGCSANRTALTGQDECPGLPGKGCVADDCESCVALPGCGWELEQAGSRYRCRQMFTVEAGAEARNETRIASSCPTACSAFKNCSSCVKHSSRPSECLWSTQLNECISPTFQPLYCSGGICGLVVRPNDPQHCPEPCASFTQCSSCLRHAYCGWCSKNGTDGDGVCTEGSVDGPANHPAGSTCAAIYQTRSKTPANATEPFGWNYFKCPPENECANGHHNCNAKSQRCVDHLHGYECVCAPGYNSSSLGGGGGGACVPVCSQGCVRGLCTEPDVCRCDFGYVGANCSIQCQCNGHSNCSGADQLDRCGHCHNNTMGPQCDKCLPFYVGDPRNSGTCVPCVQYCNGQTDLCIGRDQEATMRNMSRQELKRLVTEGPLADAICLGCGNYTDGDQCETCVPGYFRKSATPGKACSPCECNGHGDMCDPMTGEKCNCGNNTESDNTCSSKGKNHAFNCWSLQCTKCRDSYSGHPNNGRQCYKHITVESRMCFDAKTIDECKIKPQPLKPGQTVFFVIQPRYMNVDIRFIVDVTQGELDFYMSPTDESFIVQTNVTTGHHDILLDGRYVYFQQRFESFRYSSTGSRSFDEMQPLNIQASDAPPAGEKNSPVCGGIMNDDFYVHDRTARDLITYVTLRQCKSLLRVFGLKNRLVVTLPHTVHALGQTKFYIALRARPGSTASYGLVFFRQDQLHIHLFVFFSVFFSCFFLFLAICVLAWKAKQAADMRRARRRHVVEMLHMAKRPFGRVNLSLEGPPVEAAVVTPAPHRRRGRTSKHSTSAGGGSGAHHHHHHHHHHHHQQQQQSHPHHQPDIGPIALEPTADNYAAVGTVFVRLPGKQKSQITLALASALIVNGRTSGGSYPSHSRAAGNSGHHRRRSSPGGGSVCHASPRQHPLQYYNHQQQQQQQQQQQQVQQQRAEPADVVGPLAERQPFIEVHHHEQVPLQPLAPNRERP